A genomic window from Planococcus rifietoensis includes:
- the sdaAA gene encoding L-serine ammonia-lyase, iron-sulfur-dependent, subunit alpha, whose product MDVLFRNVRELVERAEKEGKLISEIMIEQEMLITDRSREDIMQQMERNLTVMEEAVEKGLQGVHSVSGLTGGDAVLLQKYMQQGNSLSGDLLLDAVSKAVATNEVNAAMGTICATPTAGSAGVVPGTLFAVKNKLNPTREQMIRYLFTSGAFGFVVANNASISGAAGGCQAEVGSAAAMASAAIIEMAGGTPQQSSEAFAITLKNMLGLVCDPVAGLVEVPCVKRNAMGASNAVVAADMALAGVTSRIPCDEVISAMFEIGQAMPSAFRETAKGGLAATPTGKWLESKIFGGSVVGSGQ is encoded by the coding sequence ATGGATGTTCTATTCCGAAATGTTAGGGAGCTCGTCGAACGGGCAGAAAAAGAAGGCAAGCTCATTTCCGAGATCATGATCGAACAGGAGATGCTCATTACGGACCGTTCGCGGGAAGATATTATGCAGCAGATGGAGCGCAATTTGACTGTCATGGAAGAAGCGGTCGAAAAAGGCTTACAAGGCGTTCATTCCGTTTCCGGTTTGACCGGTGGCGACGCAGTGCTGCTCCAAAAATACATGCAGCAAGGCAATAGCCTGTCCGGCGATCTGTTGCTTGATGCCGTCAGCAAAGCCGTGGCGACCAATGAAGTGAACGCGGCGATGGGCACGATCTGCGCGACGCCGACCGCAGGATCCGCAGGGGTTGTCCCGGGCACCTTGTTTGCCGTCAAGAATAAATTGAACCCGACACGTGAACAGATGATCCGTTATCTGTTCACATCCGGAGCATTCGGCTTTGTCGTGGCCAATAACGCCTCGATTTCTGGAGCCGCTGGTGGATGCCAAGCGGAAGTCGGCTCTGCAGCGGCAATGGCTTCTGCTGCCATCATTGAAATGGCAGGGGGCACGCCTCAGCAAAGTTCTGAAGCTTTTGCCATTACCTTGAAGAATATGCTCGGTCTAGTCTGCGACCCTGTGGCGGGGCTCGTGGAAGTGCCATGCGTGAAGCGCAATGCAATGGGTGCATCCAATGCGGTTGTTGCCGCCGATATGGCGCTCGCTGGTGTCACCAGCCGCATTCCGTGCGACGAAGTCATCAGCGCCATGTTCGAAATCGGGCAAGCAATGCCTAGCGCGTTCCGCGAAACGGCAAAAGGCGGATTGGCTGCGACACCGACCGGCAAATGGCTAGAATCAAAAATTTTCGGCGGGTCGGTAGTCGGCAGTGGACAATAA
- a CDS encoding DAK2 domain-containing protein yields the protein MKSLNGVKFAEMVQMGSHHLYQNADYVDALNVFPVPDGDTGTNMNLSMTSGAKETEAHAQEHIGKTASALSKGLLMGARGNSGVILSQLFRGFGKFIADEQELSAKKLAHALQHGVETAYKAVMKPVEGTILTVAKDAAAKGMSLADSEEDIIVLFEAIVTESKASLERTPDLLPVLKEVGVVDSGGQGLVYVYEGFLASLKGEALPEKHVDNSMDELVSAEHHKNIAGFMNTEDIEFGYCTEFMVKFEDGKRSFNEAAFRTDLSAYGDSLLVISDDEIAKIHIHSEEPGKVLTYGQEYGSLISMKIENMRQQHTDIVGEGHKKTAAVEEAKHPYAIVTVAMGEGVAELLRSIGASYVIEGGQTMNPSTEDIVNAVRSIGAERVLILPNNKNIIMAAEQAAELLDIEAAVVPTKDVPQGMSALLAFNPEAAVADNQQAMGDAIKHVKSGSVTFAVRDTSIDGVSIKKDDFMGISEGKIVVSDESLEKVTEELCKKLVDADAEIVTILFGEDVSEADAEKLGAFIESLNGDVEVEIHNGKQPLYPYILAVE from the coding sequence ATGAAGTCATTAAACGGAGTGAAATTCGCTGAAATGGTGCAGATGGGTTCGCACCATCTATACCAAAATGCGGATTATGTAGATGCATTGAACGTTTTCCCGGTGCCAGACGGCGATACCGGGACGAACATGAATTTATCGATGACATCCGGAGCAAAAGAGACAGAAGCCCATGCGCAGGAACATATCGGAAAAACAGCAAGCGCTTTATCGAAAGGCTTGCTAATGGGCGCGCGCGGCAACTCAGGCGTTATTTTGTCCCAGCTGTTCCGCGGGTTTGGCAAATTCATTGCAGATGAGCAGGAGCTTTCTGCGAAAAAACTGGCGCACGCTTTGCAACACGGCGTTGAGACCGCTTATAAAGCGGTCATGAAACCGGTCGAAGGCACCATTCTGACGGTCGCGAAAGATGCGGCGGCCAAAGGAATGAGCCTAGCAGACAGTGAAGAAGATATCATCGTGCTGTTCGAAGCAATCGTCACTGAATCGAAAGCCTCGCTTGAGAGAACACCGGACCTGTTGCCGGTGCTGAAGGAAGTTGGAGTTGTCGACAGCGGCGGGCAAGGACTTGTCTATGTCTATGAAGGATTTCTTGCCTCATTGAAAGGCGAAGCATTGCCTGAGAAGCATGTCGATAATTCGATGGATGAACTGGTCAGTGCCGAGCACCATAAGAATATCGCTGGCTTCATGAACACGGAAGATATCGAATTCGGTTATTGCACGGAGTTCATGGTCAAATTTGAAGACGGTAAGCGCTCATTCAATGAAGCTGCGTTCCGGACAGATTTGAGCGCTTACGGTGATTCCCTTCTGGTTATTTCAGATGATGAAATCGCGAAAATCCATATCCACTCCGAAGAGCCTGGGAAAGTCCTTACATACGGCCAGGAATACGGAAGCCTGATCAGCATGAAAATCGAAAACATGCGCCAGCAGCATACCGACATTGTCGGCGAAGGCCATAAAAAGACCGCTGCGGTTGAAGAAGCGAAGCATCCATATGCGATCGTCACGGTCGCAATGGGCGAAGGCGTAGCGGAATTGCTCCGTTCAATCGGCGCTTCTTACGTCATCGAAGGCGGCCAGACGATGAACCCGTCAACGGAAGATATTGTCAATGCCGTCCGTTCGATCGGCGCAGAGCGCGTGCTGATTTTGCCGAACAATAAAAACATCATCATGGCAGCAGAACAAGCGGCAGAGCTTCTCGATATCGAAGCGGCTGTCGTGCCGACAAAAGATGTCCCGCAAGGCATGTCAGCACTTCTCGCTTTCAATCCGGAAGCGGCTGTTGCGGACAACCAACAAGCGATGGGGGATGCGATCAAGCACGTCAAGTCGGGATCGGTGACTTTTGCGGTGCGCGATACATCGATCGACGGCGTCTCCATCAAGAAAGACGATTTCATGGGAATTTCAGAAGGCAAGATCGTCGTGTCGGATGAAAGCCTTGAAAAAGTCACAGAAGAACTATGCAAAAAGCTGGTCGATGCGGATGCAGAGATCGTCACGATCCTCTTCGGAGAAGATGTCAGTGAAGCGGATGCCGAAAAGCTCGGTGCGTTCATCGAATCATTGAACGGCGACGTCGAAGTGGAAATCCACAACGGCAAGCAGCCGCTCTATCCATATATTCTGGCAGTTGAATAA
- a CDS encoding thiamine diphosphokinase — protein sequence MIIVVTAGGPADELPDLSSYEGASYIGVDAGVMTLLGMGIEPVEAIGDFDSVTDSEYEKIRSIFPSLERSPAEKDESDTELALKKAMHYNPDIVIVTGVTGGRLDHYMAALHIVFAYQRSYPQIDFMIVNKQNRIRFMEPGTYRMEADQAFKYVSFYPFAEEVSGFTIKGVKYPVKEQRIPFGSTRFISNELLQDGTIEFTGGHLIVIESSD from the coding sequence GTGATTATCGTAGTAACAGCAGGAGGTCCGGCAGATGAACTGCCGGACCTTTCTTCATATGAAGGAGCGAGCTATATCGGGGTGGATGCAGGGGTCATGACACTGCTCGGGATGGGCATTGAGCCGGTGGAAGCAATTGGGGATTTTGATTCGGTGACAGACAGCGAGTACGAAAAAATCCGCTCGATTTTCCCGTCACTTGAACGGTCGCCGGCGGAAAAAGATGAATCGGATACAGAACTGGCGTTGAAAAAAGCGATGCATTACAATCCGGACATTGTCATTGTCACCGGCGTGACCGGCGGCAGGCTCGATCATTATATGGCTGCCTTGCACATCGTCTTTGCCTACCAAAGAAGCTATCCGCAAATCGATTTCATGATCGTGAACAAGCAGAACCGCATCCGTTTCATGGAACCCGGAACGTATCGCATGGAAGCCGATCAAGCTTTCAAATACGTCTCCTTTTATCCATTCGCGGAAGAAGTGAGCGGCTTTACGATAAAAGGGGTTAAATATCCAGTGAAAGAGCAGCGGATTCCGTTCGGCTCGACGCGCTTTATCAGCAATGAATTATTACAGGATGGAACGATTGAATTCACGGGCGGTCATTTAATCGTCATCGAAAGTTCAGATTGA
- the fabD gene encoding ACP S-malonyltransferase translates to MRKQIAFIYPGQGSQTVGMGESFLEDDKSRQFYESADQVLGMELSKLMLEGPQEELTLTYHAQPALLTVSSMITERLIRAGVRPDYTAGHSLGEYSALVASNVLEFPKAVEVVHKRGLFMNEAVPAGEGAMAAILGMDADKLEEVTDDATNSAGVVQLANLNCPGQIVISGTKAGVEKACELAKERGAKRAIPLDVSGPFHSELMRSASHDLAKVLSDSFLLNAKIPVVTNFMAEPETNATQLQDMLIHQLYSPVLWEQSVRKMIDLGVTTFVEVGPGKVLSGLVKKIDRSVTVIPVHDLASFEKAVEELTT, encoded by the coding sequence ATGAGAAAGCAAATCGCATTTATTTATCCAGGGCAAGGCTCGCAGACAGTGGGCATGGGCGAAAGCTTTCTGGAAGATGACAAGAGCCGTCAATTTTACGAAAGTGCCGACCAAGTGCTTGGGATGGAGCTGTCGAAATTGATGCTCGAAGGCCCGCAAGAGGAATTGACCCTGACTTATCATGCACAGCCAGCACTTTTGACAGTCAGCTCGATGATTACGGAACGCCTGATTCGTGCAGGCGTTCGTCCGGATTATACAGCTGGGCATAGCCTTGGTGAATACAGTGCCCTTGTCGCTTCGAATGTTCTGGAATTTCCGAAAGCGGTGGAAGTGGTCCACAAGCGCGGATTATTCATGAATGAAGCAGTCCCTGCCGGTGAAGGCGCAATGGCCGCCATTCTGGGAATGGACGCAGACAAGCTGGAGGAAGTGACGGATGATGCGACCAATAGCGCAGGAGTTGTCCAATTGGCAAACTTGAACTGTCCGGGTCAAATCGTTATTTCCGGAACGAAAGCAGGCGTGGAAAAAGCGTGTGAGTTGGCGAAAGAGCGTGGTGCTAAGCGTGCCATCCCACTCGACGTCAGCGGCCCGTTCCACTCGGAATTGATGCGCTCCGCGTCCCATGACTTGGCAAAAGTGCTGAGTGATTCATTCTTGCTTAATGCGAAAATTCCTGTCGTGACGAATTTCATGGCCGAACCGGAAACAAACGCGACGCAATTGCAGGACATGTTGATCCATCAATTGTACTCGCCTGTTCTATGGGAACAATCGGTGCGGAAGATGATCGACCTTGGCGTCACCACCTTTGTCGAAGTTGGTCCTGGCAAAGTGCTGAGCGGCTTGGTGAAGAAAATCGACCGTTCGGTTACAGTGATTCCGGTCCATGACCTGGCGTCATTCGAAAAAGCGGTAGAGGAGTTGACAACATGA
- the rpmB gene encoding 50S ribosomal protein L28 has protein sequence MPKVCAVSGRKARAGNSRSHALNSTKRTWGANLQKVRILVDGKPKRVWVSARALKSGKVERV, from the coding sequence ATGCCAAAAGTATGTGCAGTATCTGGACGTAAAGCTCGTGCAGGAAACAGCCGTTCACACGCGTTGAACTCGACAAAACGTACATGGGGAGCAAACCTTCAAAAAGTTCGCATCCTTGTAGACGGCAAGCCGAAACGTGTATGGGTTTCCGCGAGAGCATTGAAATCAGGAAAAGTTGAGCGCGTATAA
- a CDS encoding acyl carrier protein has product MSTVLERVTKVIVDRLGVEESEVKPEASFTNDLGADSLDVVELVMELEDEFDMEISDEDAEGMSTVGDAVTYIEKKQA; this is encoded by the coding sequence TTGTCAACAGTATTGGAGCGAGTAACCAAAGTAATCGTAGATCGTCTTGGTGTGGAAGAGAGCGAAGTGAAACCTGAAGCATCTTTCACAAACGACCTTGGGGCAGACTCATTGGATGTAGTTGAATTGGTCATGGAGCTAGAAGACGAATTCGATATGGAAATTTCCGATGAAGATGCAGAAGGAATGTCAACGGTAGGCGACGCAGTAACTTACATCGAAAAAAAACAAGCTTAA
- the plsX gene encoding phosphate acyltransferase PlsX has protein sequence MKIAIDAMGGDNAPKEIIEGVKQALEAFSDVEILLYGQQDKIDEYIKPQDRLTIIHCAEVIESEDDPVRSVRRKKDASMVRMAEAVKEGTADAAVSAGNTGALMSAGLFIVGRIEGVDRPALAPTLPTMDGKGFLMLDLGANADAKPEHLVQYAIMGSIYAEKVRGVQNPTVGLLNIGTEEKKGNELTKAAFPLLKEAPVNFIGNVESRDLLNGAADVVVTDGFTGNMVLKTIEGTAMNVFAMIKDVFMASTKTKIAAMLVKNDLSALKGMLDYSEYGGAGLFGLKAPVIKAHGSSNGTAFYNAIRQARTMVEHDVAGKIYSTLKEEQSS, from the coding sequence GTGAAAATAGCGATTGATGCAATGGGCGGAGACAACGCCCCGAAAGAAATTATCGAAGGTGTCAAACAAGCACTCGAAGCGTTCAGTGACGTGGAGATTTTGCTTTATGGGCAACAGGACAAAATCGATGAATACATAAAACCGCAAGACCGTTTGACGATTATCCATTGCGCTGAAGTGATCGAATCGGAAGACGATCCGGTCCGTTCGGTGCGCCGCAAAAAAGATGCATCGATGGTCCGTATGGCCGAAGCGGTCAAAGAAGGAACCGCGGACGCGGCAGTATCCGCAGGAAACACAGGAGCCCTTATGTCAGCTGGCTTATTTATTGTCGGCCGTATTGAGGGTGTCGACCGCCCGGCGCTTGCACCGACTTTGCCGACGATGGACGGAAAAGGCTTTCTTATGCTGGACCTCGGCGCCAATGCCGATGCCAAGCCGGAGCATCTTGTGCAATACGCCATCATGGGCAGCATCTATGCCGAAAAAGTACGCGGCGTCCAAAACCCGACAGTCGGCTTGCTGAATATCGGGACAGAAGAGAAAAAAGGCAATGAACTGACGAAAGCGGCATTTCCGCTGCTGAAAGAAGCGCCCGTCAACTTCATCGGAAACGTGGAGTCGCGCGACTTGCTGAACGGCGCCGCTGATGTGGTCGTCACGGACGGCTTTACCGGCAATATGGTCTTGAAGACGATCGAAGGGACTGCGATGAACGTATTTGCGATGATCAAGGATGTCTTTATGGCATCGACCAAGACCAAAATTGCAGCCATGCTCGTGAAAAATGATTTGAGCGCGTTAAAGGGCATGCTGGATTACAGCGAATACGGCGGTGCTGGATTATTCGGGCTAAAGGCGCCGGTCATCAAAGCGCATGGTTCATCCAACGGCACTGCATTCTATAACGCGATCCGCCAAGCGCGGACGATGGTCGAGCATGATGTTGCCGGCAAGATTTACAGCACTTTGAAGGAGGAACAATCGTCATGA
- a CDS encoding Asp23/Gls24 family envelope stress response protein has product MSIELNNEYGQIDISNDVIAQIAGGAAIECYGIVGMATKHQIRDGLTDILRKENFAKGVLVRQEDGDLVIDMYVIISYGTKISEVAYQVQSKVKYTITKTLGMPVSAVNIYVQGVRVTNP; this is encoded by the coding sequence ATGTCGATTGAGTTGAATAATGAATATGGTCAAATCGATATTTCCAATGATGTGATAGCCCAAATAGCCGGCGGTGCTGCGATCGAATGCTACGGCATCGTAGGAATGGCAACTAAACACCAGATCCGCGACGGCCTCACGGACATTCTCCGCAAAGAGAACTTCGCCAAAGGAGTCCTTGTGCGCCAAGAAGACGGCGATTTGGTCATTGATATGTACGTAATCATCAGCTACGGAACGAAAATTTCGGAAGTGGCGTATCAAGTCCAATCCAAAGTGAAATATACAATTACAAAAACATTGGGCATGCCGGTTAGTGCGGTAAACATTTATGTACAGGGCGTTCGTGTGACGAACCCGTAA
- the fapR gene encoding transcription factor FapR encodes MRKPKKERQAALKSSIKDNPFVTDEELSAEFGVSVQTIRLDRMELSIPELRERIKHVAEKTFDDEVKSLPIDEVIGEIIDIELDNKAISIFDVKPEHVFQRNRIARGHHLFAQANSLAVAVMNEELALTVKSELQFLKPVKAGQRVVAKAQVTDRQPHKHRAFVKVVSTVDQAVVFIGTFEMYRMTEQSEGDNS; translated from the coding sequence GTGAGAAAACCTAAAAAAGAGCGGCAAGCTGCGCTGAAATCCTCGATTAAGGACAATCCCTTCGTGACCGATGAAGAATTATCTGCAGAGTTCGGTGTCAGTGTCCAGACCATCCGTCTCGACAGGATGGAGCTTTCGATTCCTGAACTTCGGGAGCGCATTAAACATGTTGCCGAGAAGACCTTTGACGATGAAGTGAAATCCTTGCCGATTGATGAAGTGATCGGTGAAATTATCGATATAGAATTGGACAATAAAGCCATTTCCATTTTTGATGTCAAACCGGAACACGTTTTCCAGCGCAATAGAATTGCCAGGGGGCATCATCTGTTTGCACAGGCGAATTCCTTGGCGGTAGCGGTGATGAACGAAGAATTGGCCTTGACGGTGAAATCGGAATTGCAATTTTTGAAGCCGGTTAAAGCCGGGCAGCGGGTCGTCGCGAAAGCGCAAGTGACCGACAGACAGCCGCACAAGCACCGCGCGTTCGTCAAAGTGGTGTCGACGGTTGACCAGGCAGTAGTTTTTATCGGGACATTTGAAATGTACCGCATGACTGAACAAAGTGAAGGTGACAATTCGTGA
- the sdaAB gene encoding L-serine ammonia-lyase, iron-sulfur-dependent subunit beta gives MKFKSVFDIIGPVMIGPSSSHTAGAARIGRVARDLFGRQPAWAKIHLYGSFAETYKGHSTDVAIVGGLLDYDTFDERIKTAFEEAEKLGMSYEFIPETGNVDHPNTARIVIGDEKSEMSMMGISIGGGKIEITELNGFPLRLSGNHPAILVVHDDRSGCIANVANCLYKYDINIGHMEVSRKERGDMALMVIEVDQTVDVEVMGELRELPNITQVTRIAD, from the coding sequence ATGAAGTTCAAATCTGTTTTTGATATAATCGGCCCGGTAATGATTGGGCCATCATCTTCGCACACTGCGGGTGCCGCACGCATCGGCAGGGTAGCGCGCGACCTGTTCGGCAGGCAGCCTGCATGGGCGAAGATCCATTTATACGGATCTTTCGCAGAAACCTATAAAGGGCATTCGACCGATGTGGCGATTGTCGGCGGCTTACTGGATTACGATACATTCGACGAGCGCATCAAAACCGCTTTTGAAGAAGCGGAAAAGCTCGGCATGAGCTATGAGTTCATTCCGGAAACGGGGAATGTCGATCATCCGAATACGGCGCGCATCGTCATCGGGGATGAAAAATCCGAAATGTCGATGATGGGAATTTCCATCGGCGGAGGCAAAATCGAAATTACGGAACTGAACGGTTTCCCGCTCAGGCTATCCGGCAACCACCCAGCGATCCTCGTCGTCCATGACGACCGCTCGGGCTGTATCGCAAACGTAGCGAATTGTTTATATAAATACGACATCAATATCGGCCATATGGAAGTATCCCGCAAAGAGCGCGGGGACATGGCGTTGATGGTCATCGAAGTCGATCAGACGGTAGATGTAGAAGTAATGGGCGAATTGCGCGAGTTGCCAAATATTACGCAAGTCACACGCATCGCCGACTAA
- the fabG gene encoding 3-oxoacyl-[acyl-carrier-protein] reductase, translated as MSKLTGKTAIVTGASRGIGAAIARRFAEEGANIVVNYSGSQDKAEAVVTEIEQAGGKAIAVKANVADADAVKLLADAAMKEFGSIDILVNNAGITRDNLMMRMKEDEWDDVINTNLKGVFLCTKAVTRQMMKQRAGRIVNIASIVGVMGNAGQANYVAAKAGVIGLTKTTARELASRGITANAVAPGFITTDMTEKLGDDVQSSMLAQIPLARFGAPEDVANAALFLASDEASYVTGQTLHLDGGMVM; from the coding sequence ATGAGCAAATTAACTGGAAAAACAGCCATCGTTACAGGGGCATCTCGCGGTATCGGGGCTGCCATCGCACGGCGCTTTGCTGAAGAAGGCGCAAATATCGTCGTCAACTACAGCGGCAGCCAGGACAAGGCAGAAGCCGTCGTAACTGAGATCGAACAAGCAGGTGGCAAAGCCATTGCCGTCAAGGCCAATGTCGCAGATGCCGATGCAGTGAAATTGCTGGCGGATGCGGCGATGAAGGAGTTCGGCTCGATCGACATCCTCGTCAATAATGCCGGCATCACGCGCGATAATTTGATGATGCGCATGAAAGAAGACGAATGGGATGACGTGATCAACACGAACTTGAAAGGCGTTTTCCTATGCACGAAAGCTGTGACACGCCAAATGATGAAACAGCGCGCGGGGCGCATCGTCAATATTGCCTCGATCGTGGGCGTCATGGGCAATGCAGGACAAGCGAATTACGTGGCGGCAAAAGCGGGTGTCATCGGTTTGACGAAGACGACGGCGAGAGAACTTGCAAGCCGTGGGATTACAGCAAATGCGGTAGCTCCTGGGTTCATCACGACCGACATGACAGAAAAGCTCGGCGATGATGTACAATCGAGCATGCTTGCCCAAATTCCGCTTGCCCGTTTCGGCGCGCCGGAAGATGTGGCGAATGCGGCATTGTTCCTGGCTTCCGACGAAGCAAGTTATGTAACCGGCCAGACTTTGCATCTGGACGGTGGCATGGTCATGTAG
- the recG gene encoding ATP-dependent DNA helicase RecG yields the protein MDNKAPVSSLKGVGKQAAEALRDMKIESLEDLIMTFPYRHEDFQLKDLAETPHNERVTVEGRVENEPSVLFLGKNKSRTTVTVLVGRHLVKAVFFNQHYVKAKLQIGAIVTLTGKWDRGRQLITVSSHSIGPRTDGADFEPVYSLKGSMHQKTFRKLMRQALDATKGGLQDCLPASIREEYQLLPFEEALETVHFPEDAASLKQARRRFVYEELLLFQLKMQALRKKNREAEGGSFIDYDLNRLKAFIDALPFDLTSAQKRVVNEICRDMKEPFRMNRLLQGDVGSGKTVVAAIALYAAVTAGKQGALMAPTEILAEQHANTLEEWFRPFGVSVALLTGSVKGKRRKEVLKRLVDGEIDILIGTHALIQPEVLFKSLGLVITDEQHRFGVDQRRVLKDKALNPDVLFMTATPIPRTLAISAFGEMDVSIIDEMPAGRKEIETYWMKKEMFGKIVGRMEKELLAGRQAYVIAPLIEESETLEYQNAVELYQQLTVYFEGRHTVGLMHGRLHPDEKEQTMREFAEGKIAVLVSTTVVEVGVNVPNASFMLIYDAERFGLSQLHQLRGRVGRGSDQSYCVLLADPKTEIGKERMNSMTETNDGFILAEKDLELRGPGDFFGRKQSGIPEFRMADLVHDYRALEAARKDAEALIASESFWVSDETKCLRAMLEDSGILEGGRLD from the coding sequence GTGGACAATAAAGCACCCGTCTCTTCATTGAAGGGGGTCGGGAAGCAAGCGGCTGAAGCCTTACGGGACATGAAGATCGAAAGTCTGGAAGACTTGATCATGACCTTCCCGTATCGCCACGAGGATTTCCAGCTCAAAGATCTGGCTGAAACGCCCCATAATGAACGGGTAACGGTGGAGGGAAGGGTCGAAAATGAGCCTTCCGTCCTTTTTTTAGGAAAAAATAAATCGCGGACGACTGTGACGGTGCTCGTCGGCCGCCATCTCGTCAAAGCGGTATTCTTCAACCAGCATTACGTGAAAGCCAAGCTTCAAATCGGCGCGATCGTCACGTTGACCGGCAAATGGGACCGCGGCCGCCAATTGATCACGGTTTCCAGCCATTCGATCGGACCGCGGACGGATGGCGCGGATTTTGAACCGGTTTACAGCCTGAAAGGTTCTATGCACCAGAAAACGTTTCGCAAGCTCATGCGGCAGGCGTTAGATGCCACAAAAGGCGGCCTTCAAGATTGCCTGCCCGCTTCCATCCGTGAAGAATACCAGCTGCTGCCGTTTGAAGAAGCGCTAGAAACTGTCCATTTTCCGGAAGATGCGGCATCGCTTAAGCAGGCGCGCCGGCGCTTTGTGTATGAAGAGCTATTGCTGTTTCAATTGAAGATGCAGGCGCTGCGCAAGAAGAACCGGGAAGCGGAGGGCGGTTCGTTCATCGATTATGATTTGAATCGCTTGAAAGCGTTCATCGATGCCTTGCCGTTCGATTTGACCAGTGCCCAAAAGCGCGTCGTCAATGAAATCTGTCGCGACATGAAAGAACCGTTCCGGATGAACCGCCTATTGCAGGGAGATGTCGGTTCCGGCAAGACCGTCGTCGCCGCGATCGCTTTGTATGCCGCCGTCACAGCAGGCAAACAAGGGGCGCTCATGGCACCGACGGAAATCCTCGCTGAGCAGCATGCCAACACGCTCGAAGAATGGTTCCGGCCCTTTGGCGTCAGCGTCGCCTTATTGACGGGATCGGTTAAAGGCAAGAGGCGCAAGGAAGTGTTGAAGCGTCTAGTCGACGGCGAAATCGACATTCTGATTGGCACCCATGCATTGATCCAGCCGGAAGTTTTGTTCAAAAGCCTAGGATTGGTCATCACCGATGAACAGCACCGTTTCGGCGTAGATCAACGGCGTGTGCTGAAAGATAAAGCCTTGAACCCGGATGTCCTGTTCATGACCGCCACACCGATTCCACGGACACTTGCGATTTCGGCTTTCGGTGAAATGGACGTCTCGATCATCGACGAAATGCCGGCCGGGCGAAAAGAGATCGAAACCTATTGGATGAAAAAAGAAATGTTCGGCAAAATTGTCGGCCGCATGGAAAAAGAACTTCTCGCCGGGCGGCAGGCATATGTCATCGCACCACTGATCGAAGAATCCGAAACCTTGGAATACCAGAATGCGGTCGAGCTGTACCAGCAATTGACGGTGTATTTCGAAGGCCGTCATACCGTCGGGTTGATGCACGGACGCCTGCATCCGGATGAAAAAGAGCAAACGATGCGTGAATTTGCTGAAGGAAAGATCGCGGTGCTGGTGTCGACGACTGTGGTCGAAGTCGGCGTTAACGTCCCGAATGCTTCGTTCATGCTTATTTATGACGCTGAACGTTTTGGCTTGTCGCAGCTACACCAATTGCGCGGGCGCGTTGGCCGTGGCAGCGACCAATCCTATTGTGTGCTGTTGGCAGACCCGAAAACGGAGATCGGCAAAGAGCGGATGAATTCGATGACGGAAACGAACGACGGCTTTATCCTTGCCGAAAAAGATTTGGAGCTGCGTGGTCCTGGGGATTTCTTTGGCCGCAAGCAAAGCGGCATCCCGGAGTTCCGCATGGCGGATTTGGTCCACGATTACCGTGCGCTTGAAGCGGCGAGAAAAGACGCGGAAGCGTTGATCGCCAGCGAGTCGTTCTGGGTCTCGGACGAAACGAAATGCCTGCGGGCGATGCTCGAAGACTCCGGCATTCTCGAAGGCGGAAGGCTTGATTAG